The sequence AAGGGAAAATAGAATGGCTAACCGAATATAGCTCTGCTGAATTAGAGGCAGTAAGAGCAGTTGAGAAAAATTTTTGTATACAATTTCCTAATGATTATCTTATTATAGCTATGAATTTTCAGGGTGGGGAACCCTCTTCTAAGATAATAGTTGTAAATGAAATCAATATAAATTTTGGATTTCTGTTGACATTTTTAGCTTTTGACGAGCTTGATATTTTGGATAAATACAACTCAGAAAGATATAATTTACCATGGAGACATTTTCCTTTTGCTATTGATGAGAAAGACAATATGTTTTGTTTTGATTATAGTGGTGGAGATGTTCCGGTTATCGTTTTTGTGGAGAAAGTAAAGGACAATACTATTAGATCTATTTTCATAGCGCATAGCTTTTCTGCTCTCATCCAAATGTTACAATAAATAGTCGCGATGGTGTAGTAAACCAGTAGAGGCAGGATCAGACGCTTTTGAACACCTATGGATGGTAGTATGAACCAGAGACTGGGACTTCAGAATAGGTTCATGCAATAGTTCTGGAATTGGAGGGAGATTATGAATTATCATAAACAACCAGCTCGTGAAAAAGCCATAGCATTAACTCAAGCGTTACTTAATAACACCTATTTCGAAGGCTTTAAATTTGATACATCATTTACTTTAAGATTTGGAAGGAATTCCAAAAAGTATTTTCAAGGGCACGAATTACCTACGGTAGTGGAACTTTATCTATTATGTGATTGGTGGTTATATTCAAGAGAAGAATGGGAAACAAGATTAACCTTTTTTCCAACGCCTGAAACAAAAGATCAAGAGGAACCTGTACAAGCTT comes from Paenibacillus sp. 19GGS1-52 and encodes:
- a CDS encoding SMI1/KNR4 family protein translates to MQGKIEWLTEYSSAELEAVRAVEKNFCIQFPNDYLIIAMNFQGGEPSSKIIVVNEININFGFLLTFLAFDELDILDKYNSERYNLPWRHFPFAIDEKDNMFCFDYSGGDVPVIVFVEKVKDNTIRSIFIAHSFSALIQMLQ